From the Misgurnus anguillicaudatus chromosome 17, ASM2758022v2, whole genome shotgun sequence genome, one window contains:
- the LOC129452104 gene encoding zinc finger protein 862-like, producing MLQLLKKNAVEINMTYANDRSCANIIGVITDTLRENTAVQVSSSQYVAFIIDGDTDISVKECLIVYVRILLDGHPRNILVGHVELEHANADGMNAATKSAFAGLGGSCQDWLQKTVAMGADGAAVNFGRKGGVSAKLQEEAGKHIIPFHCMPHRLELALLSAQKDSPWVSNVYNLLNLIWKTYHYSSKSRRELKCLGVELDVSVNNPSGVKGTRWLPHVSRALDVLLKQEKKEGTLEDAGQDTAVYTHMEHLAASSANADIAGRAKHVKETMEDGSFLAFCHFLADLFSAISKYSLLLQRNDVILPQAVSSLRNLILNIEAMAVRPSPSGRLASFHAAMKRQRDGQAEHVTDTAATKAVQCFQVFNHDSWPETLEELVDYGIEEVHYLLDHFQSVLERQELPWAMGNPSDQGTLLLGFTEHPSSGEDHVGPSCVLSTM from the exons ATGTTGCAGCTCCTGAAAAAGAATGCCGTTGAGATCAACATGACATACGCAAATGACAGGTCATGTGCCAACATCATTGGCGTAATAACGGACACCCTCCGGGAGAACACCGCAGTTCAAGTGTCGTCATCGCAATACGTTGCATtcattattgatggagacacggACATATCCGTCAAAGAATGTTTAATAGTGTATGTGCGCATTCTGCTTGATGGACATCCGAGAAACATCCTTGTAGGGCATGTTGAGTTGGAACACGCCAATGCTGATG GAATGAATGCAGCCACCAAGTCAGCATTTGCTGGTCTTGGTGGGTCATGCCAGGACTGGCTCCAGAAGACTGTGGCGATGGGAGCTGATGGAGCAGCTGTGAATTTTGGAAGGAAGGGAGGAGTATCAGCAAAACTTCAAGAAGAGGCAGGAAAGCACATTATCCCATTTCACTGCATGCCTCATAG ATTGGAGCTTGCTCTGCTATCTGCCCAAAAGGATTCACCTTGGGTAAGCAATGTATACAACCTGCTTAACTTAATCTGGAAGACTTATCACTACAGCTCTAAGTCCAGAAGAGAGTTAAAGTGCCTTGGAGTTGAACTGGATGTGTCTGTAAACAATCCAAGTGGAGTCAAGGGAACAAGATGGTTGCCACATGTATCCAGGGCATTGGATGTGCTCCTGAAGCAAGAGAAGAAGGAGGGGACCCTGGAAGATGCTGGGCAGGACACTGCTGTATATACTCATATGGAACACCTTGCTGCATCATCAGCTAACGCTGATATAGCTGGCAGAGCAAAGCAT GTCAAGGAGACTATGGAGGATGGCTCATTCCTGGCATTTTGCCATTTcttggcagatttattttctGCCATCAGTAAATACAGCCTATTACTACAGAGAAATGATGTGATCCTCCCACAG GCAGTCAGCAGCTTAAGGAACCTTATTCTCAACATTGAGGCAATGGCTGTGAGGCCATCTCCAAGTGGCAGGCTGGCTTCCTTCCATGCAGCTATGAAGAGGCAAAGAGATG GTCAGGCAGAACATGTAACAGACACTGCAGCAACCAAAGCTGTCCAGTGTTTCCAGGTGTTTAACCATGATTCTTGGCCGGAAACTTTGGAGGAGTTGGTTGATTATGGAATTGAGGAGGTGCACTATTTGTTGGACCATTTTCAATCTGTACTGGAAAG ACAAGAGCTACCATGGGCTATGGGAAATCCTTCTGACCAAGGAACCCTATTGCTTGGATTTACAG AACATCCTTCATCTGGTGAAGATCATGTTGGTCCTTCCTGTGTCCTCAGCACAATGTGA